The following proteins come from a genomic window of Trifolium pratense cultivar HEN17-A07 linkage group LG4, ARS_RC_1.1, whole genome shotgun sequence:
- the LOC123922576 gene encoding cysteine proteinase inhibitor 5-like: protein MKFQSLVLILVVLFASTATNQAISTSNSSLVNISDPHVIEIANFALTEYNKKNNEVKLKYEKVINGISAIIDDETNYCLTLAANNGSSSNNYGADVLEKPSKNYTLGFFARLND from the coding sequence ATGAAATTTCAATCCCTTGTTCTTATTCTCGTCGTTTTGTTTGCCTCAACTGCAACAAATCAAGCAATATCAACAAGCAATTCGAGTCTTGTCAACATCAGCGATCCACATGTGATCGAAATCGCTAATTTTGCTCTTACAGAgtacaataagaaaaataatgagGTGAAATTGAAGTACGAGAAAGTCATCAATGGTATATCCGCAATTATTGATGATGAGACCAACTATTGTCTCACCCTGGCAGCTAACAATGGATCATCTTCTAACAATTACGGAGCCGATGTGTTGGAGAAGCCATCAAAAAATTACACCCTCGGATTCTTTGCACgcttaaatgattaa